The Methanosarcinales archaeon genome includes a window with the following:
- a CDS encoding tryptophanase, which translates to MKITALIKKFPEEKDITTCSRPYFNHSIEFKNIFSAEERAEMLDIVGLNVFFFPSEMITGCDLLSDSGTTSMTNEQWAALHLGDEAYGSNRGYFLLMEQIKETFGEEFFNDPNSGKPNAFIFHQGRPSEDALFTMVGKLGSGLIIPSNGHFDTTRANIKSNKIQPLNLFSPELLNESSESRFKGNMDVQGFKKLLEKSHDKIPLVYLTITNNTGGGQPVSMENIRIVSELSHKYDIPLFFDACRFVENAWFIKQYEEGIVNKNINDIIKEMFSYVDGFTISFKKDGLSNMGGGLFLKDNGLFIKKYPEIPDALMGHQIIKEGHPTYGGLSGRDMMAISVGLKIVTKEEYLSYRINQVKEFGQNLHKQGLPILTPIGGHAVYLDVNKFFIDTEMKPEDFDGIAFTAILLAAFGHRAVELGYFAFGNYDKKTQRETFPEVNFVRFAIPRLRYETQDLDSVVESVKILYENRNKIPPIKVTYGRDLSLRHFKARFQFKDMVKLYTEFL; encoded by the coding sequence ATGAAAATCACTGCTTTAATAAAAAAATTTCCTGAAGAAAAAGATATCACAACATGTTCAAGACCATATTTTAATCATTCGATAGAATTTAAAAATATTTTTTCGGCAGAAGAACGGGCTGAAATGCTGGATATTGTAGGCTTAAATGTATTTTTTTTCCCATCAGAGATGATAACTGGCTGCGATCTTTTATCTGACTCTGGAACAACATCAATGACAAATGAACAATGGGCTGCTTTGCATCTTGGAGATGAAGCTTATGGTTCAAATAGAGGTTATTTTTTATTAATGGAACAAATTAAAGAAACTTTTGGAGAGGAGTTTTTTAATGACCCAAACTCTGGAAAGCCTAACGCTTTTATTTTCCACCAAGGAAGACCAAGTGAAGATGCTCTTTTCACAATGGTAGGAAAACTGGGTTCCGGACTTATTATTCCAAGTAATGGGCATTTTGACACCACTAGAGCCAACATAAAGAGTAATAAAATTCAACCCTTGAACCTTTTTTCTCCAGAATTACTAAATGAAAGCTCTGAATCACGTTTTAAGGGTAATATGGATGTGCAGGGATTTAAAAAACTCCTGGAGAAGTCCCACGACAAAATACCTCTGGTATATTTAACCATAACCAACAACACTGGTGGTGGTCAGCCCGTCTCAATGGAAAATATAAGGATAGTTTCTGAGCTTTCTCATAAATATGATATTCCACTATTCTTTGACGCATGCAGATTTGTAGAAAATGCATGGTTTATAAAACAATATGAAGAAGGCATCGTGAATAAAAATATCAACGATATTATTAAAGAAATGTTTTCCTATGTTGATGGATTTACTATAAGTTTCAAAAAAGATGGGCTTTCCAATATGGGTGGGGGACTTTTTCTGAAAGATAATGGCCTATTTATTAAGAAATACCCCGAAATCCCGGATGCATTAATGGGTCACCAGATTATTAAAGAGGGACACCCCACATACGGGGGACTGTCGGGAAGAGATATGATGGCTATTTCGGTTGGTTTGAAGATCGTAACCAAGGAAGAATATTTAAGTTATAGAATAAACCAAGTTAAAGAATTCGGCCAGAATCTTCATAAACAAGGGTTACCAATTTTAACACCAATAGGTGGGCATGCCGTTTATTTGGATGTAAATAAATTCTTTATAGATACAGAAATGAAACCTGAGGATTTTGATGGTATAGCATTTACTGCCATTTTGTTGGCTGCTTTTGGTCATAGAGCAGTTGAACTTGGCTATTTTGCATTTGGTAATTATGATAAAAAGACACAAAGAGAAACGTTCCCAGAAGTAAATTTTGTGAGATTTGCTATCCCAAGACTCAGATACGAAACGCAGGATTTGGACTCCGTAGTAGAGTCTGTAAAAATTTTATATGAAAATAGGAATAAAATTCCCCCAATAAAGGTGACTTATGGCAGGGATCTCTCATTGAGACATTTTAAGGCTAGATTTCAGTTTAAAGATATGGTTAAGTTATATACTGAGTTCCTTTAA